The proteins below come from a single uncultured Carboxylicivirga sp. genomic window:
- a CDS encoding hotdog domain-containing protein encodes MITDEIQLRPRYGEVDQMGYVYHANYVSYCHQARSELLRKMGISTVVFVDSKNWYPMGVPDFVEEALNIHLNEKTTCN; translated from the coding sequence ATGATAACAGACGAAATACAATTACGCCCCAGATATGGAGAGGTTGACCAGATGGGATATGTTTACCATGCCAATTATGTTAGCTATTGCCATCAGGCTCGTTCTGAATTACTACGAAAGATGGGTATTTCGACTGTTGTTTTTGTCGATAGTAAAAACTGGTATCCAATGGGTGTACCTGATTTCGTTGAAGAAGCTTTAAACATTCATCTTAATGAAAAAACTACATGCAATTAA
- the cobO gene encoding cob(I)yrinic acid a,c-diamide adenosyltransferase: MKGFIQVYTGNGKGKTTAAIGLSIRAVGAGKKVFFAQFVKGKPYSEITVLQKLSPTITLKQYGLGCFIEKEPTKADIESAQKGLQEIKKFIQAASYDVIVLDEANIALFFNLFSVKDLIKIVQSKPPETEIIITGRYAPEEIIAIADLVTEMKEVKHYYNSSIEARKGIEF, translated from the coding sequence ATGAAAGGGTTTATTCAGGTTTATACAGGCAATGGAAAAGGAAAAACAACCGCAGCCATAGGTTTGTCAATCAGGGCGGTTGGCGCTGGGAAAAAGGTGTTTTTTGCCCAATTCGTAAAAGGCAAGCCTTATTCTGAAATCACTGTACTGCAAAAGCTTTCGCCTACAATTACTCTAAAACAATACGGTTTAGGTTGTTTTATAGAAAAAGAGCCAACAAAAGCAGATATTGAAAGCGCACAAAAAGGATTACAGGAAATCAAAAAATTTATTCAAGCAGCATCCTATGATGTAATCGTATTGGATGAAGCCAATATTGCACTTTTCTTCAACCTTTTCTCTGTAAAGGATTTGATTAAAATAGTGCAATCTAAACCTCCCGAAACAGAGATAATAATTACTGGACGATATGCCCCCGAAGAAATTATTGCTATTGCCGATCTGGTAACTGAAATGAAAGAAGTTAAACATTACTATAATTCGAGCATTGAAGCTCGAAAAGGAATAGAATTTTAA
- a CDS encoding radical SAM protein, with the protein MIIFGPVPSRRLITSLGINNILPPKQCSYSCVYCQVGETSNKSMFRTELYKPQHIYEKVKSHLKKLDLTHRPKYLTIVANGEPTLDINLGTLIRQLQQLGLPVAVITNASLLDKEHTRNDLYNADWVSVKIDSVNEASWKKINRPYIWLNLDAILEGIKIFSNDYKGILNTETMLVEGYNDSISDIQNTAKFISGLKPNKAYISIPTRPPVEKGVKPVSEARIAEAWQIFKNHNINVETLTGFEGTDTGYTGDAQADILTISSVHPLREDTIDELLEKDSADHSVLEQLIQNGKIKKSSFNGFNYYTRTYNT; encoded by the coding sequence ATGATAATTTTTGGGCCAGTACCTTCAAGAAGGTTAATTACAAGTTTAGGAATTAACAATATTTTACCACCAAAACAGTGTTCTTATTCCTGTGTGTACTGCCAGGTTGGAGAAACCTCCAATAAGTCGATGTTCAGGACTGAACTTTACAAACCACAGCACATTTACGAGAAAGTTAAATCGCATTTAAAAAAATTAGACCTTACACACCGACCGAAATACCTTACCATTGTTGCCAATGGAGAACCTACCCTTGATATAAACCTGGGTACTTTAATCAGGCAATTGCAGCAATTAGGTTTGCCTGTTGCGGTAATTACCAATGCAAGTTTATTAGACAAAGAACATACCCGTAACGATTTATATAATGCCGATTGGGTTTCGGTTAAAATAGATTCGGTTAATGAAGCATCCTGGAAAAAAATTAACCGCCCGTATATTTGGCTAAATCTTGATGCAATTCTTGAAGGGATTAAAATCTTTAGCAATGATTATAAAGGAATCTTAAACACTGAGACTATGCTAGTTGAAGGGTATAACGATAGTATATCTGATATTCAGAATACCGCAAAATTTATTTCAGGATTAAAACCAAATAAAGCATATATATCAATCCCTACTCGTCCACCTGTTGAAAAGGGAGTAAAACCTGTTTCGGAGGCTCGGATTGCGGAAGCATGGCAGATATTTAAAAACCACAACATTAATGTAGAAACCCTTACGGGGTTTGAAGGGACAGACACAGGATACACTGGCGATGCTCAGGCAGATATTCTTACAATTTCATCCGTTCACCCTTTAAGGGAAGATACCATTGACGAATTACTTGAAAAAGATTCCGCTGATCACTCTGTACTTGAACAACTTATACAAAACGGTAAAATAAAGAAGTCGAGTTTTAATGGATTTAATTATTACACGAGAACTTATAACACTTAG
- the fabF gene encoding beta-ketoacyl-ACP synthase II, with protein sequence MKRVVVTGMGALTPIGNNVNDFWNNLIKGKNGISKITRFDASNLKTQIAAEVKNFDPLQYLEKAEVRKQDAFVHYAIAVMEECLADAKIQLDETDLKRTGVIWGSGIGGIKTFEDEVTSFNRNPEISRFSPFFITKLISNMAAGYISIRYGLKGVSYVTTSACASSNNAIIDAFNLIRLGKANAIFAGGSEACVTQSGIGGFSSMRAISARNDSPETASRPFDKTRDGFVMGEGAGVLLLEELEHAKQRGAKIYCELAGGGFSSDAYHIAAPHPEGEGAVTAMLDAINEAGLAPSDIDYISAHGTSTPVGDLSECKAICNVFSNNLESLHVSANKSMIGHLLGAAGAVEAVACVMAIKEGVVPPTMNLNETDPDIDNALNLTPNKAVNKEINTALNNTFGFGGHIFTSLFKRFI encoded by the coding sequence ATGAAACGAGTAGTAGTAACAGGTATGGGAGCATTAACGCCAATTGGTAATAATGTAAACGATTTTTGGAACAATCTTATTAAAGGTAAAAACGGAATATCAAAGATTACCAGGTTCGATGCCTCTAATTTAAAAACACAGATTGCAGCAGAAGTAAAAAATTTCGATCCTTTACAATATCTGGAAAAAGCAGAAGTCCGCAAACAAGATGCTTTTGTACACTATGCCATTGCAGTTATGGAAGAATGCTTGGCTGATGCAAAAATTCAATTAGACGAAACAGACTTAAAACGAACCGGGGTAATATGGGGTTCGGGTATAGGAGGGATAAAAACTTTCGAAGACGAAGTGACTAGCTTTAACCGTAACCCGGAGATATCACGGTTTAGTCCCTTCTTTATTACCAAGCTTATTTCTAATATGGCAGCCGGGTATATCTCCATACGTTATGGTTTAAAAGGTGTTAGTTATGTTACTACATCTGCTTGCGCATCAAGTAATAATGCCATAATTGATGCTTTTAACCTTATTCGTTTAGGCAAGGCCAATGCTATTTTTGCAGGTGGTTCAGAAGCCTGTGTAACACAATCTGGTATTGGTGGTTTTAGTTCTATGAGAGCTATATCTGCGCGAAACGACAGTCCCGAAACGGCTTCTCGTCCTTTCGATAAAACCCGTGATGGTTTTGTAATGGGTGAAGGTGCAGGCGTACTATTATTAGAAGAACTGGAACATGCCAAACAGCGAGGAGCAAAAATATATTGCGAATTAGCCGGAGGTGGTTTTAGTTCCGATGCTTATCACATTGCAGCACCACATCCCGAAGGTGAAGGAGCTGTTACAGCAATGCTTGATGCCATCAATGAAGCCGGGCTTGCACCTTCTGACATTGATTATATCAGCGCACACGGAACGTCAACCCCTGTGGGTGATTTAAGCGAATGTAAAGCTATCTGCAATGTGTTTTCCAATAACCTGGAAAGTCTACATGTAAGTGCAAACAAGTCGATGATTGGTCATTTATTGGGTGCTGCCGGGGCTGTTGAAGCAGTAGCGTGTGTTATGGCAATTAAAGAAGGTGTTGTCCCTCCAACAATGAACCTTAACGAAACCGACCCTGATATAGACAATGCCCTGAATTTAACCCCAAACAAAGCGGTTAATAAAGAAATAAATACGGCGTTGAACAACACCTTTGGCTTTGGAGGTCATATTTTTACTTCTCTGTTTAAACGATTTATTTAA
- a CDS encoding pyridoxamine 5'-phosphate oxidase family protein, with protein MITIPELIKKEWSNKQDAIVLTTVSEAGIPNSIYATQAALFNDNKVLIANNKFKKTLENIENSKKVTVLFITKETKSYQLKGSVCYKTEGDEFNDMKKWNRADLPGYGVAVVEVQEIFSGAEKIV; from the coding sequence ATGATAACAATACCGGAATTAATAAAAAAAGAATGGAGCAATAAACAAGATGCTATAGTTTTAACTACAGTTTCTGAGGCAGGTATTCCAAATTCAATTTATGCTACACAGGCAGCATTATTCAATGATAACAAAGTACTAATTGCGAATAACAAGTTTAAAAAGACACTTGAAAACATTGAAAACAGTAAAAAAGTAACTGTATTATTTATTACAAAAGAGACAAAATCATATCAATTAAAAGGAAGCGTGTGTTACAAAACGGAAGGCGATGAGTTCAACGACATGAAAAAATGGAACAGAGCTGATTTGCCAGGTTATGGTGTTGCTGTTGTTGAAGTACAGGAAATTTTCTCCGGGGCAGAAAAAATAGTATAA
- a CDS encoding DUF1847 domain-containing protein produces the protein MTGLYTKEFRAIMQSNADCSKLRTNRIEEIKNFAQSTNFKRIGIAHCISFSHEAKVLSDYLSKYFNVYSVDCKYGNLTKKELLGGESKRILCNPAGQADFLNNHKTELNISMGLCVGHDMIFSKLSEGLVTNLFDKDFTNKHNSLKAIKELEHYN, from the coding sequence ATGACTGGATTATACACGAAAGAATTTAGGGCAATCATGCAATCAAATGCCGATTGCTCTAAATTAAGAACAAACAGAATTGAAGAAATAAAAAACTTTGCTCAAAGTACTAATTTCAAACGGATAGGTATTGCTCATTGCATTTCTTTTTCTCACGAAGCAAAAGTGTTAAGTGATTATTTATCAAAATATTTCAACGTATATTCTGTTGATTGTAAATACGGCAACCTAACTAAAAAGGAGCTGTTAGGAGGTGAAAGTAAGCGTATATTATGCAATCCTGCCGGACAGGCTGATTTTTTAAATAATCATAAAACAGAACTTAACATTTCAATGGGATTGTGTGTAGGACACGATATGATATTTAGTAAACTATCCGAAGGTTTAGTAACCAATTTATTCGACAAGGACTTTACCAATAAACACAACTCTTTAAAAGCAATTAAAGAGTTAGAACATTATAACTAA
- the kduI gene encoding 5-dehydro-4-deoxy-D-glucuronate isomerase, with amino-acid sequence MNFKELFATDPQDFEGYNTQKIRDKFLLETILEDDEIYIVYSHNDRFIVGGAVPISKELKLETVDALKAEFFLARRELGVINVGKGTGVVSVDGTEYELKFKEALYIGSGNKEVIFKSSDKKTPARFYLNSAPAHASYPVKKITLDDAECIDLGSLEESNARRINKLIVNSNVQTCQLQMGMTELKPGSVWNTMPAHTHSRRMEAYFYFEVPEKQAVCHYMGKPDETRHIWMKNEQAVISPAWSIHSASGTSNYIFVWGMAGENLDYGDMDVHLPTDLK; translated from the coding sequence ATGAATTTTAAAGAACTATTCGCAACAGATCCGCAAGATTTTGAAGGTTATAACACCCAAAAAATCAGGGATAAATTTCTTCTTGAAACCATTCTCGAAGATGATGAGATATACATTGTATATTCCCACAACGACCGTTTTATAGTAGGCGGAGCAGTACCAATTTCCAAAGAACTGAAACTGGAAACAGTAGATGCACTTAAAGCCGAATTCTTTTTAGCTCGTAGGGAACTTGGCGTAATAAATGTAGGAAAAGGAACAGGTGTTGTTAGTGTTGATGGAACTGAATACGAACTTAAATTCAAAGAAGCGCTGTATATTGGTTCAGGAAATAAAGAGGTTATATTTAAAAGTTCTGACAAGAAGACACCTGCCCGGTTTTACTTAAATTCAGCTCCTGCACACGCATCGTACCCGGTTAAAAAAATAACCCTTGATGATGCTGAATGTATCGATTTAGGTTCATTGGAAGAATCGAATGCTCGAAGAATTAATAAGCTTATTGTAAACAGCAATGTGCAAACCTGCCAATTACAAATGGGCATGACCGAATTAAAACCGGGAAGTGTTTGGAATACCATGCCTGCCCATACACATAGCCGCCGTATGGAAGCCTATTTTTATTTTGAAGTACCTGAAAAACAAGCAGTATGCCATTATATGGGTAAACCCGACGAAACAAGGCATATTTGGATGAAAAACGAACAAGCTGTAATCTCTCCCGCATGGTCAATCCATAGCGCATCCGGTACTTCTAATTATATTTTTGTTTGGGGTATGGCAGGCGAAAACCTTGATTATGGTGATATGGATGTGCATTTACCAACAGACTTAAAATAA
- a CDS encoding beta-ketoacyl-ACP synthase III — MITAKISGIEAYLPDYKLTNEKLSEMVDTSDEWITKRVGIKERRILKGEGLATSDMGAEAVKKLLQKTNTSAEEIDLIITATVTPDMFFPSTSCLIADKAGIKNAWGFDISAACSGFLFSLQTASQFIETGKHKKVVLVAADKMSSITDYTDRTTCVLFGDAAVAMLLEPTEEKTGVLDHDLYIDGSGKDFLYMKAGGSLRPASHETVDAKEHFIYQEGKSVFKVAVTSMADTSVGMMKKHNISAEELAWFVPHQANLRIIEAVGKRMGLTKDKIKINIERYGNTTAATIPLCLWELEKDLKKGDKLILSAFGGGFTWGSIYLKWAYDN, encoded by the coding sequence ATGATAACTGCAAAAATTTCAGGAATAGAGGCATACTTGCCAGATTACAAATTAACCAACGAAAAACTAAGTGAAATGGTAGATACTTCCGATGAATGGATTACCAAACGGGTTGGTATTAAAGAACGAAGGATTTTAAAAGGAGAAGGTCTGGCAACATCCGATATGGGTGCAGAAGCCGTTAAAAAGCTTCTACAAAAAACCAATACATCAGCCGAAGAAATTGACTTGATAATTACCGCTACCGTTACTCCCGATATGTTTTTTCCGTCAACATCCTGTTTAATTGCTGATAAAGCAGGGATAAAAAATGCATGGGGATTTGATATAAGTGCTGCCTGTTCGGGTTTTCTTTTTTCCCTTCAAACAGCATCACAATTTATTGAAACTGGCAAACACAAAAAAGTAGTACTTGTGGCAGCCGATAAAATGTCGTCAATAACAGATTATACTGACCGCACAACCTGTGTTTTATTTGGCGATGCTGCCGTTGCCATGCTGTTAGAGCCCACTGAAGAAAAAACAGGGGTACTTGACCACGATTTGTATATTGACGGTTCAGGAAAAGACTTTTTGTATATGAAAGCAGGAGGTTCTCTCAGACCCGCCTCACACGAAACTGTCGATGCAAAAGAACATTTTATATACCAGGAAGGAAAATCGGTTTTTAAAGTTGCTGTTACAAGTATGGCTGATACTTCTGTTGGTATGATGAAAAAACATAATATAAGTGCTGAAGAACTGGCATGGTTTGTTCCCCATCAGGCAAATCTCCGCATTATTGAAGCTGTAGGTAAAAGAATGGGGCTAACGAAAGATAAGATTAAAATAAACATTGAACGTTACGGCAATACTACGGCTGCCACTATCCCTTTATGCTTGTGGGAGCTTGAAAAAGACCTAAAAAAAGGCGATAAGCTTATTTTATCAGCTTTTGGAGGCGGTTTTACCTGGGGTTCGATATACTTAAAATGGGCTTATGATAATTAA
- a CDS encoding ferrous iron transporter B, giving the protein MNILLIGNPNVGKSVIFNRLTGVDVISSNYPGTSVDYTSGFLSSSGKRHQLIDVPGTYTLEPTCKAEEIAVELLKEGDVVINVIDATNLERSLNLTLQLIKQKIPFVAALNLFDEAEHTGIFIDVEKLECILNVTCIPTCALTGVGISKLVNSLEEVKVSDFDFDNEDRWNTIGNILQEIQHIKHKHHTFLEALRDYSIKPVTGIPILLIILVLMFLSIRFVSEGIIEHISNPLFNSLWTPVLGKLSALLQNNELLSKLLFGEFNTVLNYETSFGLLTTGLYIPIGIVLPYVFSFYTILALMEDSGYLPRVAVMMDTTMHKAGIHGLSIIPMLLGLGCNVPGALATRILETRKEKFITATLLSIAIPCMALQAMLFGLLGSYGYKGLLIVFTTLVIVWFIVGNILKHTVKGTSPEIFMEIPPYRLPYFKGITKKVFMRIKWFIKEAIPFMLFGVLLANVLYAFNILHGIEKVASPLFVHCLGLPKEAVGVLILGLLRKDLAVGMLIPLQLELNQLIVASVVLAIYFPCVATFSVLIKELGIRDMLKSVLIMLITAILVGTILNQVLNLI; this is encoded by the coding sequence ATGAACATATTACTAATAGGTAATCCGAATGTCGGGAAAAGCGTAATCTTTAACAGGCTTACCGGGGTTGATGTAATATCATCGAACTACCCGGGAACTTCTGTTGATTACACCAGTGGTTTTCTATCAAGTAGCGGGAAAAGGCATCAACTTATTGATGTTCCTGGTACATACACACTTGAACCTACTTGCAAAGCAGAGGAAATAGCCGTTGAATTACTGAAAGAAGGAGACGTTGTTATTAACGTTATCGATGCAACTAATCTGGAGCGCAGCTTAAACCTTACCCTTCAGCTTATAAAGCAGAAAATTCCGTTTGTAGCAGCCCTTAATTTGTTTGACGAAGCTGAACACACAGGTATTTTTATTGATGTTGAAAAGCTTGAGTGTATTCTTAATGTTACATGCATACCAACCTGTGCGTTAACCGGGGTAGGGATTAGTAAACTTGTTAATTCATTAGAAGAAGTTAAAGTGTCTGATTTTGACTTTGATAATGAAGATCGTTGGAATACAATTGGAAATATATTACAGGAAATACAGCATATCAAGCATAAACATCATACTTTTTTAGAAGCCCTGCGTGATTATTCTATTAAACCGGTTACCGGTATTCCTATTTTACTTATAATCCTGGTGTTAATGTTCTTATCTATTCGTTTTGTTAGCGAGGGCATAATTGAGCATATATCAAATCCGTTGTTTAATTCCTTGTGGACACCTGTTTTGGGTAAGTTGTCTGCCCTACTTCAAAACAATGAGTTGTTATCTAAACTATTATTTGGTGAGTTTAATACAGTACTAAATTATGAAACATCTTTCGGCTTACTTACAACAGGGTTATATATCCCAATAGGTATCGTATTGCCATATGTATTTTCTTTTTATACCATTCTGGCACTCATGGAAGATTCCGGGTATTTGCCAAGGGTGGCTGTAATGATGGATACCACCATGCATAAGGCAGGTATACACGGCCTTTCAATAATACCTATGCTTTTAGGGTTGGGGTGTAATGTACCAGGAGCTCTTGCCACAAGAATTCTTGAAACACGTAAAGAGAAATTTATTACCGCCACATTATTGTCAATAGCAATACCATGTATGGCTCTACAGGCAATGCTGTTTGGCTTGTTAGGTAGTTATGGCTATAAAGGTTTATTAATTGTGTTTACCACTCTTGTGATTGTATGGTTTATTGTTGGAAACATATTAAAACATACGGTCAAAGGCACTTCTCCCGAAATATTTATGGAGATACCGCCTTATCGCCTGCCATATTTTAAAGGGATTACTAAAAAAGTGTTTATGCGCATAAAATGGTTTATTAAAGAAGCCATCCCTTTTATGTTATTTGGTGTTTTGCTAGCTAATGTTCTATATGCTTTTAACATTTTACACGGCATTGAAAAAGTCGCATCTCCATTATTCGTGCACTGTTTAGGATTGCCCAAAGAGGCTGTTGGCGTATTGATATTAGGATTGTTGAGAAAAGACCTGGCTGTTGGTATGTTAATCCCATTACAACTAGAACTTAATCAACTCATTGTGGCTTCGGTGGTGTTGGCAATTTATTTTCCATGTGTAGCAACCTTTTCTGTTTTAATTAAAGAGTTGGGTATTAGGGATATGCTAAAGTCTGTTCTAATCATGCTAATTACTGCCATACTTGTAGGAACAATATTAAATCAGGTACTTAATCTAATATGA
- a CDS encoding FeoA family protein, whose product MTKILSEMQRAEKGIIKQIRGGKELLARMDSLSLYIGKEIELVSKQSKRGPVVVKLGNTQVAIGSGIAQKIIVDVK is encoded by the coding sequence ATGACAAAAATACTTAGTGAAATGCAGAGGGCTGAAAAAGGCATTATAAAGCAAATTAGGGGTGGTAAAGAATTGTTGGCAAGAATGGACAGTCTTTCGCTTTATATAGGAAAAGAAATAGAATTGGTTTCAAAACAATCAAAACGGGGCCCGGTAGTTGTGAAATTAGGAAACACTCAGGTAGCCATAGGTTCGGGAATTGCTCAAAAAATAATAGTTGATGTAAAATGA
- a CDS encoding BT_3928 family protein has protein sequence MRINNILNLLLIGCRIFIGLVFMFSGFVKGIDPLGTTYKLIDYFNAFNLGFLEPLSLAFSILLNMSEFLLGVGLVFGVFQRFFIWMVSVYMLVFTPLTFILAIYNPVTDCGCFGDAIVMTNWQTFFKNLVIVAILFPVFLNRNKLISSLGLKKQWVITGVAITGFLFISAQTYHHLPYIDFRPYKTGTFIPDAMTIPEGMPTDSFTYSVMYKKGDQLREFALEDIASIDSTWQWVETKSKLVRRGYHPPIHDFYFTNNEGENITDSILHNSSYVFLAISHKLNKANMKGLEKLKTNFDFSRQHNYNFYLATASISEEIDFCTSKYQLPFHFYAADDIMLKTIVRSNPGLVLIKDGTIIKKWHHNDFPNKEELQQLTSN, from the coding sequence ATGAGGATAAATAACATACTAAATTTACTATTAATTGGTTGCCGGATATTTATAGGTCTTGTATTTATGTTTTCCGGTTTTGTGAAAGGTATAGACCCTTTGGGAACAACATACAAGCTAATAGATTATTTTAATGCATTTAACTTGGGATTTCTTGAACCTCTGTCTTTGGCTTTCTCAATCCTGCTGAATATGTCGGAGTTCCTGTTAGGTGTAGGTTTGGTATTTGGTGTTTTTCAACGTTTTTTTATATGGATGGTATCGGTGTATATGCTTGTTTTTACACCGCTTACTTTCATATTAGCCATTTATAATCCTGTTACTGATTGTGGTTGTTTTGGGGATGCCATTGTTATGACTAATTGGCAAACCTTTTTCAAAAATCTGGTTATTGTTGCTATTCTCTTTCCTGTTTTTCTAAACCGAAACAAATTAATAAGTTCATTAGGGTTAAAAAAACAATGGGTAATTACAGGAGTGGCAATTACCGGGTTTTTATTTATTTCAGCGCAAACCTATCATCACCTTCCTTATATCGACTTCCGCCCTTATAAAACAGGAACTTTTATTCCTGATGCAATGACCATTCCGGAAGGAATGCCAACCGATTCTTTTACATATTCTGTTATGTATAAAAAAGGTGATCAACTTAGAGAATTTGCCCTCGAAGATATTGCAAGTATTGATTCTACCTGGCAATGGGTAGAAACCAAATCGAAACTGGTAAGAAGAGGATATCACCCACCAATTCATGATTTTTATTTTACTAATAACGAAGGTGAAAATATTACAGATTCTATCTTACACAATTCCTCTTATGTATTTCTTGCTATCTCTCACAAACTAAATAAAGCAAATATGAAAGGACTGGAAAAACTAAAGACCAACTTTGATTTTAGCAGACAACACAACTATAACTTTTATTTGGCAACAGCATCGATAAGCGAAGAAATTGACTTTTGCACTTCGAAATATCAATTGCCTTTTCACTTTTATGCAGCAGATGACATTATGCTTAAAACGATTGTGCGGTCGAATCCTGGTCTGGTATTAATAAAGGATGGCACAATAATCAAAAAATGGCATCATAACGACTTTCCAAATAAAGAAGAATTACAACAATTGACCAGTAATTAA
- the ribA gene encoding GTP cyclohydrolase II — protein MNNNIEKGECVELPSKYGHFRLIPFLEKQTGLEHVALLKGSFVENDIVLTRIHSACATGDLFGSLRCDCGEQLEKAMTIIEQNGQGLLLYLQQEGRGIGLMNKIMAYKLQEEGLDTVEANIQLGFAPDERNYHIASSILQLLEIKKVNLLTNNPEKISGLELNNIQVVERIPLVIKPNKYNKKYMNTKQERMNHLYNILEI, from the coding sequence ATGAATAATAATATAGAAAAAGGAGAGTGTGTTGAGTTGCCTAGTAAGTATGGCCACTTTAGGTTAATTCCTTTTTTAGAGAAGCAAACAGGACTTGAGCATGTTGCCTTGTTAAAAGGCTCCTTTGTGGAAAATGATATTGTGTTAACCCGAATCCATTCTGCCTGTGCAACAGGTGATTTATTTGGCTCGCTCAGGTGTGATTGTGGAGAACAGCTCGAAAAAGCCATGACTATAATTGAACAAAATGGACAAGGGCTACTCCTCTACCTGCAACAAGAAGGAAGAGGCATCGGCTTAATGAACAAAATAATGGCTTACAAACTCCAGGAAGAGGGTTTAGATACAGTTGAAGCTAATATTCAACTGGGCTTTGCCCCCGATGAAAGAAATTACCACATCGCTTCTTCAATTCTTCAACTGCTGGAGATTAAGAAGGTAAACCTGCTTACAAATAATCCAGAAAAGATATCGGGACTTGAATTAAATAACATACAAGTTGTTGAGCGTATTCCTTTGGTTATAAAACCAAATAAATACAATAAAAAATATATGAATACCAAACAGGAACGGATGAATCATCTGTATAATATTTTAGAAATTTAA
- the modD gene encoding ModD protein has protein sequence MIYFTETDIDRLIEDDVPAGDMTSYLMDFKGETGRISLFARHSMVVCCIEEAERMYRKNGLQIMHSVPSGTKLSEGDKMLEAEGNAEAIHLIWRTGLAMIEFASGIATRTNSLVEAVHAVNQNIQVAGTRKHPPYLKKIALKALMAGGGIPHRTGLSDTILIFREHLLFSGGYENIENVITKIRNKQKERKIVVEAHNISEAKLIASSGADVIQMDKLPPNDFPICKKECEKINPSICIIAAGGVNASNAAEYAKAGAEVLVTSWMYFAPPADIKAVIEKI, from the coding sequence ATGATTTATTTCACAGAAACAGATATTGACCGTTTAATTGAAGACGATGTGCCTGCTGGCGATATGACATCTTATTTAATGGATTTTAAAGGAGAAACAGGACGTATTTCATTATTTGCCCGTCACTCCATGGTTGTATGCTGCATTGAAGAGGCAGAAAGAATGTATCGGAAAAACGGCTTACAAATAATGCATAGTGTTCCTTCCGGGACAAAATTATCCGAAGGAGATAAAATGCTTGAAGCGGAAGGAAATGCCGAAGCCATTCACTTAATTTGGCGCACAGGGCTTGCCATGATTGAATTTGCATCTGGAATTGCTACACGAACCAATTCCTTAGTTGAGGCAGTTCATGCTGTAAACCAGAATATTCAGGTAGCCGGAACCAGGAAACATCCACCGTATCTAAAAAAAATTGCATTAAAGGCTCTCATGGCGGGCGGAGGAATACCTCATCGTACAGGTTTATCTGATACAATCCTTATTTTCAGGGAACACCTGTTGTTTTCAGGGGGATATGAAAATATTGAAAACGTAATTACAAAAATCAGGAACAAGCAAAAAGAACGCAAGATAGTTGTGGAAGCACATAATATTTCCGAAGCTAAACTAATTGCAAGCTCAGGAGCTGATGTAATTCAAATGGATAAGCTTCCACCGAATGATTTTCCCATTTGTAAAAAAGAATGCGAAAAGATAAATCCATCAATTTGCATTATTGCTGCCGGAGGTGTTAATGCATCTAACGCTGCTGAATATGCCAAAGCTGGTGCAGAAGTATTGGTTACATCATGGATGTATTTTGCTCCTCCGGCAGACATTAAAGCGGTTATTGAGAAAATCTAA